ACATATGACCATGATATTCCGTTAAACTTTTGTACAGAACCTTTCTGAACAGAAACATCATAGTAAGAAACATAATAATTTCCCTGCGCATCAATGGCAAGATTATTATAACTGCTTGTTCCTGCAGAAATGCTTCCTGTAGAACCCACATCTACCCATTGTTGAGCATTTAATGTGCTTACTGCTATCGAAAGGATACCGATTCCGGCTCCAATTTGCTTCGCTTTTGATTGTAAATTTTTAAACATAAATAATTCTATTTTTATTTATTCTAAATTATTCTAGAATTTTCGGCAAAATTAGTCTTGAAAACAACCAAAGAGTTATCATTTCCAATTTTTTTGTTATCATATGAAACATGATGCTTGTCATTGATCTGAATATAAAAGCATTAGGCGACAGTTTCACGATGAAATTGTCGCCTAAACACAAATAAAATATTAAAATGAATGTTAGTTTTTAATGACTTTCTTAGAAATTTTTTGCCCGTTTTTTAGTGTCATTTCTACAATATAGACTCCGCTTGGTAAGTCTTGCATATTAATTTGATGATTAGAATACTTAATATTTAATCTTTGTCCCACAACATTGGTTACGCTTACAGTATTGATTTCAGAATCTGTTTTAATATTTAAAATACCATTCGTAGGATTAGGATAAACTCCTACGCTGATTTTTTTAATCTCTGTAGTTCCTAAGCCTGTAGCAACCTCTTTTATACATCTTACAGACATTCCTGCATCTCTACTAGCACTGTTTGATAAAGTTGAGAATCCACTGATATACAAATGCTGGCCAGAACCAGTATATGGTGATGCAGATGACGACCAAAGATAAAGTCTTGTTCCTGGAGAGTAAATACCATTATAATCTTTCATTCCTGCTGGAATTAATTTTAAATGGCTTGAAAGTGCCGAATTATATTCCGAAATATTTTCAGCAGCCATCGCAGCATCAATTTCTCCAACCGTTGGAAGTCTCCAGTCTAAACCAATTGCTTTACAAGGGTCTGCTCCTTTTGTAGCTGTTGCAGCTGAAGCGTTTTCTGCAGTCCAGGTATCAGAATCAGTTCCTCCTGACCAAAAGTTTGATGAGGAATTATAACCTGCAGAATAGAATGTTGCATTTCCACCATTTAAGCCAGCTGGATTATTAGATGAAGGAGCCGTTGCAGATAATGTAGAGTTTCTAAGCTGATGACCATCATCCCATCTTCCCCACTGGAAAAGGTCTCCATAAGCATCAGAATCTGTAAGTGATTCTGCTATCTTCGTGCTTCCAAGGTTTTGCTGAAGCCAGATTTTACCATCTGTTCCTCTTACGGTTGTGTATGTAACCGATTGCCCTCTGTAATTAAATGTTACACAGCCTAAATCTCCAGAATTGTTTCCTGGGTCTGTATTATTGCATGAAGGCTGTACCTGTAAAGTAAACTTTTTCACAACAGTTCCTTCAGTAATTCCTTGAGAAAAATAATCATCTAGAGAATAAGCTAAAACCAAACTATTGGTGTTTGCATCAAATTCTAAATCATTATAGTGTGTAGCACCGTCAGATACATAATTTCCTCCAAATGGACTCCATGTATTAGTTGTTGAATTGATTTCATACACCGTATTTTTACCTTCATTTTCATACCAACTGCTTGCAGCAACAAACGGTTTTCCTTGTGAAGTAACAGCTATTGAAAAATCTAGATTGCTTTCACCTACACCAAAATTTTCGTCTCCTAATTGCGTCCAACTAGTACCATCAAATTTCTTTACATTAATTTTTCTGAGTAAGCTGTTAGGATTATTTGGATTATTTAATGTTTTACCATACACCACATACAAACTATTATCAGTCCCTATTGTAAAATCTAAGGTAGCATAAACACTTTCAGTAAAAGCACTTCCCAAAGAAGCACCTCCCACCAATGTCCAAGTTGCAGTAGATGAAGCCGTCAATGTATTTTCATAAACACTTACCACCCCATTGGAAATCTGGCAAACATAGACTTTACCATTAGTTCCAAGTTTAATTTTCCCATGGTATACTACCCCAGAAACCACATTAGCTCCTATTTGTTGCCATGCACCATTTACAAAACGTCTTACGGTACCCTGAACATACGTATATAAAATATTATCTGCTGAAACCGCTGAAGATGGATATCCTGCAAAACCACTCGTAGGAATAGAAGCCAAAGAAGACCACGCAGCCGAAGAGAATTTATTGACATCCATATTATCACCTTTACTTAAGTGATAAACACTCCCATCGGGTGCCACGGATAAAGAATTGTGATTAGCATAATCATCAGTAACTCCAGCCGAACCTCCTAGATAAGACCATGAAGCTCCGTTGAGTTTTTGTACCGAACCTTTATCAACAGAAAGATCGTAGTAAGAAACATAATAATTTCCTGCATTATCTATTACAAAATCATTAAATCCACTTCCGCTAGCAGATAGT
The sequence above is a segment of the Chryseobacterium turcicum genome. Coding sequences within it:
- a CDS encoding T9SS type A sorting domain-containing protein, with the translated sequence MFKNLYTLVTKVSLSAFVLSIAGSNFINAQQWQNVGNTSILSASGSGFNDFVIDNAGNYYVSYYDLSVDKGSVQKLNGASWSYLGGSAGVTDDYANHNSLSVAPDGSVYHLSKGDNMDVNKFSSAAWSSLASIPTSGFAGYPSSAVSADNILYTYVQGTVRRFVNGAWQQIGANVVSGVVYHGKIKLGTNGKVYVCQISNGVVSVYENTLTASSTATWTLVGGASLGSAFTESVYATLDFTIGTDNSLYVVYGKTLNNPNNPNSLLRKINVKKFDGTSWTQLGDENFGVGESNLDFSIAVTSQGKPFVAASSWYENEGKNTVYEINSTTNTWSPFGGNYVSDGATHYNDLEFDANTNSLVLAYSLDDYFSQGITEGTVVKKFTLQVQPSCNNTDPGNNSGDLGCVTFNYRGQSVTYTTVRGTDGKIWLQQNLGSTKIAESLTDSDAYGDLFQWGRWDDGHQLRNSTLSATAPSSNNPAGLNGGNATFYSAGYNSSSNFWSGGTDSDTWTAENASAATATKGADPCKAIGLDWRLPTVGEIDAAMAAENISEYNSALSSHLKLIPAGMKDYNGIYSPGTRLYLWSSSASPYTGSGQHLYISGFSTLSNSASRDAGMSVRCIKEVATGLGTTEIKKISVGVYPNPTNGILNIKTDSEINTVSVTNVVGQRLNIKYSNHQINMQDLPSGVYIVEMTLKNGQKISKKVIKN